One window of Misgurnus anguillicaudatus chromosome 13, ASM2758022v2, whole genome shotgun sequence genomic DNA carries:
- the plekhm2 gene encoding pleckstrin homology domain-containing family M member 2 isoform X3, translated as MDCEHARVSGIGSARQLTSAERVQRDMDQLKVKDRILENISLSVKKLQSYFAACEDETPAIRNHDRVLQRLCEHLDHALLYGLQDISSGYWVLVLHFTRREAVRQIDELQHIATNLGRSRAWLYLALSESSLESYLRLFQENQGLLQKYYYKNALVCSHDHLTLFLTLVSGLEFIRFDLELDVPYLDVAPYMPEYYKPQNLLDFEERLPSSDSLSLHSFTSLTSTNLEWDDSAIAPSSEEGDLTDPVRSFGSNSQTVVNDCVVVRGSTGTIRTTSLSRHNPFNDDSDTNTSADVTPVHVASRHLSATAEDVEITSDGLEVIRMARRRKPGKKRRARGSTDSMSSEQNLISPDGPDAEECLQILVERDNLNVDSCGSLDGPDGPEPESMRNGREDEDPEAGLRLPVMTDTSMDSVGQPLSDVMDRLNGSLDGETWEQREGDVGGARASPDGTNSATGPPQQRPFREDMDGEPPDPSFLQAPRPPADFYCFTSQSPDPAASCGGHNDSSGNDEPQDVPVGHEDEGKAEEQAASVHIGESVEEEHSTAEEQEEDKDKAIQSSHPAEFKVDNNHLLLLMIHVFRENEEQLFKMVRMSTGHMEGDLQPLYVLLTDCYIYLLRKGAAEKPYCVEEAVSYNELDYISVGLHQQTVTLVCTNRRRQFLLDTADSSLTIWFLSVLQSAMEKGCRETPYPSVLTDATMEKLALYKFVCQETHCELSELSIRLYSLVHWEDPMDASVVSPTSPSASRESSSTKEGMLLYRAGSSYLGKEVWKSCYLVLSNGILYQYAERTDVTPLMSVTMGGEHCGGCRRSNSSEKLHAFHVILTDHPPLELCAENEEEMADWMQLLCQAVSKGVIPQGVAPAPCIPCCLVLTDRKLLTCHQDCQTSFFRSLGSADLNDVTAVRLEEDKEYCVIEFAEDRAEFLPPWVLYFSGYEERDRLLAELDRAWTAGFQVSLARKPVSDLSVQKRCREAVELMKSAWQRSDSIHRGRSKREPWC; from the exons ATGGACTGTGAACATGCCCGTGTGTCGGGAATCGGGAGCGCGCGTCAGCTGACATCCGCTGAGAGAGTGCAGCGAGACATGGATCAACTCAAAGTCAAAGACAGGATCCTCGAaaatatctctctctctgttaAGAAG TTGCAGAGTTACTTTGCCGCCTGTGAAGATGAGACGCCGGCCATCAGAAACCACGACCGGGTTCTTCAGAGGTTGTGTGAGCACTTGGATCACGCTCTTCTCTATGG GTTGCAAGACATCTCATCAGGTTACTGGGTCCTCGTATTACACTTCACGCGGCGAGAGGCAGTCCGACAGATTGATGAGCTCCAGCACATAGCCACCAATCTAGGCAGAA GTCGTGCCTGGCTCTATTTGGCACTTAGTGAAAGTTCTTTAGAAAGCTACCTCCGTTTGTTTCAAGAAAATCAAGGACTGCTGCAGAAATACTATTACAA aaatgcattggTTTGCAGTCATGATCATCTGACTCTGTTTCTTACACTTGTCTCTGGGCTAGAATTCATCCGCTTTGACCTCGAACTG GATGTGCCATACCTGGATGTTGCTCCTTACATGCCAGAATACTATAAACCTCAGAATCTGTTGGATTTTGAGGAGAGGTTGCCAAGCTCTGACAGTCTGTCTCTGCACTCATTTACTTCACTAACCTCCACCAACCTTGAATGGGACGACAGTGCCATCGCCCCGTCTAGTGAAG AAGGAGATCTGACTGACCCTGTCCGTTCCTTTGGATCGAACTCTCAAACCGTTGTCAATGACTGTGTGGTAGTGAGGGGGTCCACAGGCACCATCAGGACCACGAGCCTATCGCGACACAATCCCTTTAACGACGACTCCGACACAAACACTTCGGCGGATGTCACTCCGGTGCACGTGGCTAGCCGTCATCTTTCCGCAACAGCCGAAGATGTGGAAATCACCAGCGATGGGCTGGAGGTCATTAG GATGGCAAGGCGCAGAAAACCTGGTAAGAAACGACGGGCAAGGGGGTCGACGGATTCCATGAGCAGTGAGCAGAATCTAATCTCTCCAGATGGACCCGACGCTGAGGAGtgccttcagattttggttgaGAGGGACAACCTTAATGTGGACAGTTGCGGTTCTCTGGATGGACCAGATGGTCCTGAACCAGAATCCATGAGGAACGGAAGAGAGGATGAAGATCCGGAGGCTGGACTGAGGCTCCCTGTGATGACAGACACCTCTATGGACAGTGTGGGCCAACCCCTCAGTGATGTTATGGACAGGTTGAACGGTTCTCTGGATGGAGAGACCTGGGAACAACGTGAAGGAGACGTAGGAGGAGCTCGTGCTAGTCCTGATGGTACCAACTCTGCCACAGGACCCCCTCAGCAGCGGCCCTTTCGAGAGGACATGGATGGAGAACCTCCGGACCCAAGCTTCTTGCAGGCCCCACGTCCACCTGCTGACTTCTACTGCTTTACCTCCCAGAGTCCAGACCCTGCTGCCTCGTGTGGTGGCCACAATGACTCTTCAGGGAATGATGAGCCGCAGGATGTTCCTGTTGGCCATGAAGATGAGGGAAAAGCAGAAGAACAAGCTGCCTCCGTCCACATAGGGGAGTCGGTTGAAGAGGAACATAGTACAGCAGAAGAGCAGGAAGAAGATAAAGACAAAGCGATACAGAGCTCCCATCCTGCAGAGTTTAA GGTAGATAACAATCACCTACTGCTGCTCATGATTCACGTATTCAGGGAGAATGAAGAGCAACTCTTTAAG ATGGTGAGGATGAGTACAGGCCATATGGAAGGAGATTTACAGCCTCTTTATGTGTTATTGACAGACTGTTACATTTATCTCTTGCGTAAAG GGGCGGCTGAGAAGCCTTATTGTGTTGAAGAAGCTGTATCTTATAATGAACTGGACTACATCTCT GTTGGACTACACCAGCAGACTGTGACCTTAGTGTGCACCAACAGAAGACGACAGTTCCTTCTGGACACAGCAGACTCATCTCTTACTAtctggttt CTGTCCGTGTTGCAATCGGCAATGGAAAAAGGCTGCCGGGAGACGCCATACCCCTCTGTTCTCACTGACGCCACTATGGAGAAACTAGCTCTCTATAAATTTGTGTGCCAGGAGACTCACTGTGAG TTGTCCGAGTTGAGCATACGCCTGTATTCTCTGGTTCACTGGGAAGACCCAATGGACGCATCAGTTGTGTCGCCTACATCTCCGTCCGCCTCCAGAGAATCAAGCAGCACTAAAGAGGGGATGCTGTTGTATCGGGCGGGAAGCTCCTATCTGGGGAAGGAAGTGTGGAAGAGCTGTTACTTGGTGCTCAG TAATGGCATCCTCTATCAGTATGCAGAGAGAACAGATGTTACACCTCTGATGTCTGTTACCATGGG GGGTGAGCATTGCGGAGGCTGCAGGCGTTCAAACAGCTCAGAGAAGCTACATGCATTTCATGTTATTTTAACTGACCATCCACCATTAGAGCTCTGTGCTGAGAACGAAGAAGAAATGGCGGACTGGATGCAGCTGCTCTGCCAGGCCGTCTCTAAAGGG GTTATCCCACAAGGGGTGGCCCCTGCCCCCTGTATCCCATGCTGCCTCGTGCTCACAGATAGGAAGTTGCTCACGTGCCACCAAGACTGCCAGACAAGTTTTTTCCGTTCTCTCGGATCAGCTGATCTGAACGATGTCACAGCTGTACGCTTGGAGGAGGATAAAGAATACTGTGTCATT GAGTTTGCTGAAGATCGTGCTGAGTTTCTTCCTCCCTGGGTTTTGTATTTTAGTGGATACGAGGAGCGAGATCGACTGCTAGCCGAATTGGATCGTGCATGGACTGCAGGTTTCCAG GTGAGCCTAGCTCGTAAGCCGGTGTCCGATCTTTCGGTTCAGAAGCGGTGCAGGGAGGCGGTTGAACTGATGAAGAGCGCCTGGCAGAGGAGCGACAGCATACACAGAGGCCGATCAAAGAGAGAGCCCTGGTGCTGA
- the plekhm2 gene encoding pleckstrin homology domain-containing family M member 2 isoform X4, producing MDCEHARVSGIGSARQLTSAERVQRDMDQLKVKDRILENISLSVKKLQSYFAACEDETPAIRNHDRVLQRLCEHLDHALLYGLQDISSGYWVLVLHFTRREAVRQIDELQHIATNLGRSRAWLYLALSESSLESYLRLFQENQGLLQKYYYKNALVCSHDHLTLFLTLVSGLEFIRFDLELDVPYLDVAPYMPEYYKPQNLLDFEERLPSSDSLSLHSFTSLTSTNLEWDDSAIAPSSEGDLTDPVRSFGSNSQTVVNDCVVVRGSTGTIRTTSLSRHNPFNDDSDTNTSADVTPVHVASRHLSATAEDVEITSDGLEVIRMARRRKPGKKRRARGSTDSMSSEQNLISPDGPDAEECLQILVERDNLNVDSCGSLDGPDGPEPESMRNGREDEDPEAGLRLPVMTDTSMDSVGQPLSDVMDRLNGSLDGETWEQREGDVGGARASPDGTNSATGPPQQRPFREDMDGEPPDPSFLQAPRPPADFYCFTSQSPDPAASCGGHNDSSGNDEPQDVPVGHEDEGKAEEQAASVHIGESVEEEHSTAEEQEEDKDKAIQSSHPAEFKVDNNHLLLLMIHVFRENEEQLFKMVRMSTGHMEGDLQPLYVLLTDCYIYLLRKGAAEKPYCVEEAVSYNELDYISVGLHQQTVTLVCTNRRRQFLLDTADSSLTIWFLSVLQSAMEKGCRETPYPSVLTDATMEKLALYKFVCQETHCELSELSIRLYSLVHWEDPMDASVVSPTSPSASRESSSTKEGMLLYRAGSSYLGKEVWKSCYLVLSNGILYQYAERTDVTPLMSVTMGGEHCGGCRRSNSSEKLHAFHVILTDHPPLELCAENEEEMADWMQLLCQAVSKGVIPQGVAPAPCIPCCLVLTDRKLLTCHQDCQTSFFRSLGSADLNDVTAVRLEEDKEYCVIEFAEDRAEFLPPWVLYFSGYEERDRLLAELDRAWTAGFQVSLARKPVSDLSVQKRCREAVELMKSAWQRSDSIHRGRSKREPWC from the exons ATGGACTGTGAACATGCCCGTGTGTCGGGAATCGGGAGCGCGCGTCAGCTGACATCCGCTGAGAGAGTGCAGCGAGACATGGATCAACTCAAAGTCAAAGACAGGATCCTCGAaaatatctctctctctgttaAGAAG TTGCAGAGTTACTTTGCCGCCTGTGAAGATGAGACGCCGGCCATCAGAAACCACGACCGGGTTCTTCAGAGGTTGTGTGAGCACTTGGATCACGCTCTTCTCTATGG GTTGCAAGACATCTCATCAGGTTACTGGGTCCTCGTATTACACTTCACGCGGCGAGAGGCAGTCCGACAGATTGATGAGCTCCAGCACATAGCCACCAATCTAGGCAGAA GTCGTGCCTGGCTCTATTTGGCACTTAGTGAAAGTTCTTTAGAAAGCTACCTCCGTTTGTTTCAAGAAAATCAAGGACTGCTGCAGAAATACTATTACAA aaatgcattggTTTGCAGTCATGATCATCTGACTCTGTTTCTTACACTTGTCTCTGGGCTAGAATTCATCCGCTTTGACCTCGAACTG GATGTGCCATACCTGGATGTTGCTCCTTACATGCCAGAATACTATAAACCTCAGAATCTGTTGGATTTTGAGGAGAGGTTGCCAAGCTCTGACAGTCTGTCTCTGCACTCATTTACTTCACTAACCTCCACCAACCTTGAATGGGACGACAGTGCCATCGCCCCGTCTAGTGAAG GAGATCTGACTGACCCTGTCCGTTCCTTTGGATCGAACTCTCAAACCGTTGTCAATGACTGTGTGGTAGTGAGGGGGTCCACAGGCACCATCAGGACCACGAGCCTATCGCGACACAATCCCTTTAACGACGACTCCGACACAAACACTTCGGCGGATGTCACTCCGGTGCACGTGGCTAGCCGTCATCTTTCCGCAACAGCCGAAGATGTGGAAATCACCAGCGATGGGCTGGAGGTCATTAG GATGGCAAGGCGCAGAAAACCTGGTAAGAAACGACGGGCAAGGGGGTCGACGGATTCCATGAGCAGTGAGCAGAATCTAATCTCTCCAGATGGACCCGACGCTGAGGAGtgccttcagattttggttgaGAGGGACAACCTTAATGTGGACAGTTGCGGTTCTCTGGATGGACCAGATGGTCCTGAACCAGAATCCATGAGGAACGGAAGAGAGGATGAAGATCCGGAGGCTGGACTGAGGCTCCCTGTGATGACAGACACCTCTATGGACAGTGTGGGCCAACCCCTCAGTGATGTTATGGACAGGTTGAACGGTTCTCTGGATGGAGAGACCTGGGAACAACGTGAAGGAGACGTAGGAGGAGCTCGTGCTAGTCCTGATGGTACCAACTCTGCCACAGGACCCCCTCAGCAGCGGCCCTTTCGAGAGGACATGGATGGAGAACCTCCGGACCCAAGCTTCTTGCAGGCCCCACGTCCACCTGCTGACTTCTACTGCTTTACCTCCCAGAGTCCAGACCCTGCTGCCTCGTGTGGTGGCCACAATGACTCTTCAGGGAATGATGAGCCGCAGGATGTTCCTGTTGGCCATGAAGATGAGGGAAAAGCAGAAGAACAAGCTGCCTCCGTCCACATAGGGGAGTCGGTTGAAGAGGAACATAGTACAGCAGAAGAGCAGGAAGAAGATAAAGACAAAGCGATACAGAGCTCCCATCCTGCAGAGTTTAA GGTAGATAACAATCACCTACTGCTGCTCATGATTCACGTATTCAGGGAGAATGAAGAGCAACTCTTTAAG ATGGTGAGGATGAGTACAGGCCATATGGAAGGAGATTTACAGCCTCTTTATGTGTTATTGACAGACTGTTACATTTATCTCTTGCGTAAAG GGGCGGCTGAGAAGCCTTATTGTGTTGAAGAAGCTGTATCTTATAATGAACTGGACTACATCTCT GTTGGACTACACCAGCAGACTGTGACCTTAGTGTGCACCAACAGAAGACGACAGTTCCTTCTGGACACAGCAGACTCATCTCTTACTAtctggttt CTGTCCGTGTTGCAATCGGCAATGGAAAAAGGCTGCCGGGAGACGCCATACCCCTCTGTTCTCACTGACGCCACTATGGAGAAACTAGCTCTCTATAAATTTGTGTGCCAGGAGACTCACTGTGAG TTGTCCGAGTTGAGCATACGCCTGTATTCTCTGGTTCACTGGGAAGACCCAATGGACGCATCAGTTGTGTCGCCTACATCTCCGTCCGCCTCCAGAGAATCAAGCAGCACTAAAGAGGGGATGCTGTTGTATCGGGCGGGAAGCTCCTATCTGGGGAAGGAAGTGTGGAAGAGCTGTTACTTGGTGCTCAG TAATGGCATCCTCTATCAGTATGCAGAGAGAACAGATGTTACACCTCTGATGTCTGTTACCATGGG GGGTGAGCATTGCGGAGGCTGCAGGCGTTCAAACAGCTCAGAGAAGCTACATGCATTTCATGTTATTTTAACTGACCATCCACCATTAGAGCTCTGTGCTGAGAACGAAGAAGAAATGGCGGACTGGATGCAGCTGCTCTGCCAGGCCGTCTCTAAAGGG GTTATCCCACAAGGGGTGGCCCCTGCCCCCTGTATCCCATGCTGCCTCGTGCTCACAGATAGGAAGTTGCTCACGTGCCACCAAGACTGCCAGACAAGTTTTTTCCGTTCTCTCGGATCAGCTGATCTGAACGATGTCACAGCTGTACGCTTGGAGGAGGATAAAGAATACTGTGTCATT GAGTTTGCTGAAGATCGTGCTGAGTTTCTTCCTCCCTGGGTTTTGTATTTTAGTGGATACGAGGAGCGAGATCGACTGCTAGCCGAATTGGATCGTGCATGGACTGCAGGTTTCCAG GTGAGCCTAGCTCGTAAGCCGGTGTCCGATCTTTCGGTTCAGAAGCGGTGCAGGGAGGCGGTTGAACTGATGAAGAGCGCCTGGCAGAGGAGCGACAGCATACACAGAGGCCGATCAAAGAGAGAGCCCTGGTGCTGA
- the plekhm2 gene encoding pleckstrin homology domain-containing family M member 2 isoform X1 produces MDCEHARVSGIGSARQLTSAERVQRDMDQLKVKDRILENISLSVKKLQSYFAACEDETPAIRNHDRVLQRLCEHLDHALLYGLQDISSGYWVLVLHFTRREAVRQIDELQHIATNLGRSRAWLYLALSESSLESYLRLFQENQGLLQKYYYKNALVCSHDHLTLFLTLVSGLEFIRFDLELDVPYLDVAPYMPEYYKPQNLLDFEERLPSSDSLSLHSFTSLTSTNLEWDDSAIAPSSEDYDFGDIFPVLQSLPSADWEEGDLTDPVRSFGSNSQTVVNDCVVVRGSTGTIRTTSLSRHNPFNDDSDTNTSADVTPVHVASRHLSATAEDVEITSDGLEVIRMARRRKPGKKRRARGSTDSMSSEQNLISPDGPDAEECLQILVERDNLNVDSCGSLDGPDGPEPESMRNGREDEDPEAGLRLPVMTDTSMDSVGQPLSDVMDRLNGSLDGETWEQREGDVGGARASPDGTNSATGPPQQRPFREDMDGEPPDPSFLQAPRPPADFYCFTSQSPDPAASCGGHNDSSGNDEPQDVPVGHEDEGKAEEQAASVHIGESVEEEHSTAEEQEEDKDKAIQSSHPAEFKVDNNHLLLLMIHVFRENEEQLFKMVRMSTGHMEGDLQPLYVLLTDCYIYLLRKGAAEKPYCVEEAVSYNELDYISVGLHQQTVTLVCTNRRRQFLLDTADSSLTIWFLSVLQSAMEKGCRETPYPSVLTDATMEKLALYKFVCQETHCELSELSIRLYSLVHWEDPMDASVVSPTSPSASRESSSTKEGMLLYRAGSSYLGKEVWKSCYLVLSNGILYQYAERTDVTPLMSVTMGGEHCGGCRRSNSSEKLHAFHVILTDHPPLELCAENEEEMADWMQLLCQAVSKGVIPQGVAPAPCIPCCLVLTDRKLLTCHQDCQTSFFRSLGSADLNDVTAVRLEEDKEYCVIEFAEDRAEFLPPWVLYFSGYEERDRLLAELDRAWTAGFQVSLARKPVSDLSVQKRCREAVELMKSAWQRSDSIHRGRSKREPWC; encoded by the exons ATGGACTGTGAACATGCCCGTGTGTCGGGAATCGGGAGCGCGCGTCAGCTGACATCCGCTGAGAGAGTGCAGCGAGACATGGATCAACTCAAAGTCAAAGACAGGATCCTCGAaaatatctctctctctgttaAGAAG TTGCAGAGTTACTTTGCCGCCTGTGAAGATGAGACGCCGGCCATCAGAAACCACGACCGGGTTCTTCAGAGGTTGTGTGAGCACTTGGATCACGCTCTTCTCTATGG GTTGCAAGACATCTCATCAGGTTACTGGGTCCTCGTATTACACTTCACGCGGCGAGAGGCAGTCCGACAGATTGATGAGCTCCAGCACATAGCCACCAATCTAGGCAGAA GTCGTGCCTGGCTCTATTTGGCACTTAGTGAAAGTTCTTTAGAAAGCTACCTCCGTTTGTTTCAAGAAAATCAAGGACTGCTGCAGAAATACTATTACAA aaatgcattggTTTGCAGTCATGATCATCTGACTCTGTTTCTTACACTTGTCTCTGGGCTAGAATTCATCCGCTTTGACCTCGAACTG GATGTGCCATACCTGGATGTTGCTCCTTACATGCCAGAATACTATAAACCTCAGAATCTGTTGGATTTTGAGGAGAGGTTGCCAAGCTCTGACAGTCTGTCTCTGCACTCATTTACTTCACTAACCTCCACCAACCTTGAATGGGACGACAGTGCCATCGCCCCGTCTAGTGAAG ATTATGATTTTGGCGACATCTTCCCTGTGTTGCAGTCATTGCCAAGTGCAGACTGGGAAG AAGGAGATCTGACTGACCCTGTCCGTTCCTTTGGATCGAACTCTCAAACCGTTGTCAATGACTGTGTGGTAGTGAGGGGGTCCACAGGCACCATCAGGACCACGAGCCTATCGCGACACAATCCCTTTAACGACGACTCCGACACAAACACTTCGGCGGATGTCACTCCGGTGCACGTGGCTAGCCGTCATCTTTCCGCAACAGCCGAAGATGTGGAAATCACCAGCGATGGGCTGGAGGTCATTAG GATGGCAAGGCGCAGAAAACCTGGTAAGAAACGACGGGCAAGGGGGTCGACGGATTCCATGAGCAGTGAGCAGAATCTAATCTCTCCAGATGGACCCGACGCTGAGGAGtgccttcagattttggttgaGAGGGACAACCTTAATGTGGACAGTTGCGGTTCTCTGGATGGACCAGATGGTCCTGAACCAGAATCCATGAGGAACGGAAGAGAGGATGAAGATCCGGAGGCTGGACTGAGGCTCCCTGTGATGACAGACACCTCTATGGACAGTGTGGGCCAACCCCTCAGTGATGTTATGGACAGGTTGAACGGTTCTCTGGATGGAGAGACCTGGGAACAACGTGAAGGAGACGTAGGAGGAGCTCGTGCTAGTCCTGATGGTACCAACTCTGCCACAGGACCCCCTCAGCAGCGGCCCTTTCGAGAGGACATGGATGGAGAACCTCCGGACCCAAGCTTCTTGCAGGCCCCACGTCCACCTGCTGACTTCTACTGCTTTACCTCCCAGAGTCCAGACCCTGCTGCCTCGTGTGGTGGCCACAATGACTCTTCAGGGAATGATGAGCCGCAGGATGTTCCTGTTGGCCATGAAGATGAGGGAAAAGCAGAAGAACAAGCTGCCTCCGTCCACATAGGGGAGTCGGTTGAAGAGGAACATAGTACAGCAGAAGAGCAGGAAGAAGATAAAGACAAAGCGATACAGAGCTCCCATCCTGCAGAGTTTAA GGTAGATAACAATCACCTACTGCTGCTCATGATTCACGTATTCAGGGAGAATGAAGAGCAACTCTTTAAG ATGGTGAGGATGAGTACAGGCCATATGGAAGGAGATTTACAGCCTCTTTATGTGTTATTGACAGACTGTTACATTTATCTCTTGCGTAAAG GGGCGGCTGAGAAGCCTTATTGTGTTGAAGAAGCTGTATCTTATAATGAACTGGACTACATCTCT GTTGGACTACACCAGCAGACTGTGACCTTAGTGTGCACCAACAGAAGACGACAGTTCCTTCTGGACACAGCAGACTCATCTCTTACTAtctggttt CTGTCCGTGTTGCAATCGGCAATGGAAAAAGGCTGCCGGGAGACGCCATACCCCTCTGTTCTCACTGACGCCACTATGGAGAAACTAGCTCTCTATAAATTTGTGTGCCAGGAGACTCACTGTGAG TTGTCCGAGTTGAGCATACGCCTGTATTCTCTGGTTCACTGGGAAGACCCAATGGACGCATCAGTTGTGTCGCCTACATCTCCGTCCGCCTCCAGAGAATCAAGCAGCACTAAAGAGGGGATGCTGTTGTATCGGGCGGGAAGCTCCTATCTGGGGAAGGAAGTGTGGAAGAGCTGTTACTTGGTGCTCAG TAATGGCATCCTCTATCAGTATGCAGAGAGAACAGATGTTACACCTCTGATGTCTGTTACCATGGG GGGTGAGCATTGCGGAGGCTGCAGGCGTTCAAACAGCTCAGAGAAGCTACATGCATTTCATGTTATTTTAACTGACCATCCACCATTAGAGCTCTGTGCTGAGAACGAAGAAGAAATGGCGGACTGGATGCAGCTGCTCTGCCAGGCCGTCTCTAAAGGG GTTATCCCACAAGGGGTGGCCCCTGCCCCCTGTATCCCATGCTGCCTCGTGCTCACAGATAGGAAGTTGCTCACGTGCCACCAAGACTGCCAGACAAGTTTTTTCCGTTCTCTCGGATCAGCTGATCTGAACGATGTCACAGCTGTACGCTTGGAGGAGGATAAAGAATACTGTGTCATT GAGTTTGCTGAAGATCGTGCTGAGTTTCTTCCTCCCTGGGTTTTGTATTTTAGTGGATACGAGGAGCGAGATCGACTGCTAGCCGAATTGGATCGTGCATGGACTGCAGGTTTCCAG GTGAGCCTAGCTCGTAAGCCGGTGTCCGATCTTTCGGTTCAGAAGCGGTGCAGGGAGGCGGTTGAACTGATGAAGAGCGCCTGGCAGAGGAGCGACAGCATACACAGAGGCCGATCAAAGAGAGAGCCCTGGTGCTGA